The Klebsiella aerogenes KCTC 2190 region GCCAATACTGCAACTGCGCAACGTCTCTAAACATTTTGGCGCGGTGTCCGCGCTGACGGATATCGAATTAGAAGTCCACGCCGGCGAGGTAGTCGCGCTGGTCGGCGACAACGGCGCGGGCAAATCCACGCTGGTGAAGATCCTCGCCGGCGTCCACCAGCCGACCTCCGGCACCATTGAGTTTGACGGCAACCCCGTCACCCTCGATAGCCCCGGCAAGGCGCTGGAATACGGTATTGCCACGGTGTTTCAGGATCTGGCGCTGTGTGAAAACCTTGATGTGGTGGCAAACCTGTTTCTGGGTCATGAAATTTCGCCGTTCCAGCTCGATGAAGTGGCGATGGAAGTGAAAGCCTGGACGCTGCTGCAGGAGCTGGCGGCACGTATTCCGTCGGTACGCGAACCGGTGGCATCGCTTTCCGGCGGCCAGCGGCAGACCGTCGCCATCGCCCGTTCGCTGCTGCTGAACCCTAAAATCATTATGCTCGATGAGCCCACCGCGGCGCTGGGCGTCGCGCAGACCGCGGAAGTGCTCAACCTGATTGAGCGCGTTCGCGAGCGCGGGCTTGGCGTCATCATCATCAGCCACAACATGGAAGACGTTCGCGCCGTCGCCGACCGTATCGTGGTGCTACGTCTCGGGCGCAACAAAGGGATCTTCACGCCCGATGCTTCCAATCAGGATCTGGTCGCCGCGATCACCGGCGCGACGGAAAACGCCGTTTCACGCCGGGTTGAACGTAAATCACAGCCAACAACTTCCGGAGCGATGTAATTTTATGAACAGTAAGACCGCATCCCACACCGCGCTGGATCGCAGCGATGAGCGCGTTCGTCACGACGAGGGGCTGTTTGGCGCCCTGCGCGCGCAGATAACCCGCATCAAAACCGGCGATCTCGGCACCGCGCCGGTGATAGCCGGGCTGATTGTGATTTCCCTGGTTTTCACCTTCCTCAACCCGGTCTATATCGCGCCGAATAACCTGGTGAACCTGCTGTTTGACTGCGCGACGGTCGGGTTTATCTCGCTCGGCATCGTCTGCGTGCTGATGCTTGGCGAGATAGACCTGTCGGTCGGTTCCATGAGCGGCCTGGCATCGGCTATCGTCGGCGTGCTGTGGGTGAACGCAGGATGGCCGCTGGCGGGAGCCATCGCCGTGGCGCTGGCCTGCGGCGTGGCCGTCGGGCTGGTCTACGCGCTACTGTATACCCGCGTCGGAATGCCAAGTTTCGTCGCCACTCTCGCCGGCCTGCTGGCGCTGCTGGGCATGCAGCTGTATATCCTCGGGCCGAGCGGCAGCATCAACCTGCCCTATACTTCGCCGCTGGTGCGCTTTGGCCAACTGCTGGTGATGCCCGGCTGGTTCTCACACCTGATGGCATTGCTGCCAGGACTGGCGATTATTGTCTTTGGTCTGAAAAAACGCTCGCGGCGGCTGGCGGCCAATCTTTCCGCTGAGGGAGTCAGCTCGCTACTGGCGCGCGCGATCGCGCTGACGATTATCTTCGAGGCCGCGGTGCTTTACCTCAATCAGGGGCGCGGTATTCCGTGGATTTTCGGTCTCTTTGTCGCCTGCGTGATGATCCTCAACTACGCGCTGAAACGGACAAAATGGGGTCGCTCGATGTTCGCGGTCGGCGGCAACCGTGAAGCGGCGCGCCGTTCGGGGATTAACGTGCGGGCGATTTATGTGAGCGCTTTTGTTCTGTGTACCACGCTTGCGACCTTCGGCGGCATTCTCGCGGCGTCGCGACTGGCTTCCGCCAGCCAGCAGGCCGGCACCGGCGACGTCAACCTCAACGCCATCGCCGCGGCGGTGATCGGCGGCACCAGCCTGTTCGGCGGACGCGGCAGCGCCTGGTCCGCGCTATTGGGGATCATCGTGATTCAGTCGATTTCAAATGGGCTGACGCTGTTGAACCTGCCGTCTTCGCTGCGCTATATCATTACCGGCGCGGTACTGGCGATTGCGGTAATCATTGATTCTCTGGCTCGCCGTTCACGCGTGTCGCACGGCCGCGCCTGAGTGGAGAAGTGCGCGGCCCAAAGAAATGCGGGCCGCGAAATCTTGCTTACTTTAACGAACCAACCAGCGCTTTGCGGCTCTCTTCCAGCGAGACCACCCGGCCGCAAACATCTTTGCCGAACTGCTGGAAATCCGCTTCCTGGTTTTTCCACTCATCCTGGATTGCGGTTTGCAGGCCGCCAAGACTGCCGAGAATGCCCTGCAGCGGATTGCCGCCGCCTTTGAGCACCGCTTTGGCGCCCATCTCGTTAATGCTGTCCTGCAGAATGCCGCCCATCGCCTGATTCACCAGCTGTTGGCCATCGGCGCGAACCTGGTCGATAGCTTTATAGTGGAAAGTCAGGCCATCGCTGCGACGTTCGATAATGCGGTTCATCTGTTCTTTCAGCTGCGCGTCCAGCTTGGTCAGGCGGCTATGCATACTGCTGCTGGCGCCGACCTGTTCGGTGATGATTTTATCCAGCGCCTTGCGGCCCTTTTCGACGCGCGAACGCGCACCATCATCAATCCACGGCAGACTGCTGCGCAGACCGGCCTGATAATCTTGCGCCTGTTCGCGCTGGGCGGCGCTAAGGGCATAGGCTTTACCGTTAAAGGTCAGATTACCGTCCGGCTTAATCACCAGATCGCCGTTTTCACCCTTCACCTGCACCTGCTGCGGGCTGAGGATCACATCGTCACGCGGCGTGACGCTACACTGGTAGTCCGCGTGGGCAGACAAAGCGGTGACGGAAAGCGCCACCGCCAGCAGCGTTTTGCGCATCATTTTACTCCCTTAAGACAAATCGGGCCGGCAATTGCCGACCCTTGTCAAACTTAGTCCCACCAGACGTCAAAAAGTTCGCTGGTGCGCACATCCGCTAATTTACGATCTTCCAGCCACTTACGAACGATGGCCTGATGCTCTTCGGTACATTTACCGATTTCCTGCATGCAGATGAGCCCTTCCCACGAGAGATAGCCGCTGCCGTCAAAGGCCAGTTTATTCGGCTCAATGACCTCTTCGATCAGATCGTTGACCGTCTGGTCGATCTGCTCTTCGCTGGCCCCTTCCGGGAAACGCCAGGCTACGGAGAAACCTAACTCCTGAAACTCGTCGATATGCATTTTTTTACGCAGACGACGGCTACGATTCTTGGCCATTATTTCACCCTCTCGAACATTAAGTCCCATACGCCGTGGCCAAGACGATGGCCACGTTGTTCAAATTTGGTTACCGGGCGCGATTCCGGGCGCGGTACGTAATCGTTACTTTCCGACCGGTTACGATAGCCTTCCAGCGAAGACATCACTTCCAGCATATGCTCGGCATAGGCTTCCCAGTCGGTCGCCATATGGAAGACGCCGCCCAGCTTCAGTTTGCTTTTTACCAGCTCGGCGAAAGGCGGCTGCACGATACGACGTTTATTATGACGCGCTTTATGCCACGGGTCAGGGAAAAACAGCTGCACCATATTCAGCGAGTTATCCGGGATCATAGTGTGCAGCACTTCGACCGCATCGTGACACATTACGCGCAGATTTTGTACGCCTTCTTCTTCCGCGGAAGCCAGGCATGCGCCGACGCCCGGCGAGTGCACTTCAATACCGAGGAAGTTTTGCTCCGGTTTAGCTTTCGCCATCGCCACCAGCGAGGCGCCCATACCGAAACCAATTTCTAAGGTGACCGGCGCTTCGCGGCCAAACAGGGCGGCGAAATCGAGCGGCGCATCGTTGAATTCAACGCCCATCACCGGCCAAATGTTATCCAGCGCATGCTGCTGCCCTTTCGTCAGGCGGCCCTGGCGACGGACGAAGCTACGAATACGGCGCAGCGGGCGACCGTTTTCATCGAATTCCGGAGAAATGACGTCGTTTTTCATAAAAGTTAAGTCTGCTTGTGAATGTGTTCGGAAAACGGGCATTATCCAAAGTTACCCGGCGGATGCAAGGGTTTACAGCCACTCGCCCTTGTGCTGCAATCTGCCACCCTGTAATCGCGATTCCGGAGCCGTAGCTTTGACTTTTCTCGCCGCGCAATTTTCAGCCCAGGTCCTGGACTGGTACGACAAATACGGCCGTAAAACCCTGCCCTGGCAAATCGCCAAGACGCCCTACAAAGTATGGCTCTCCGAAGTGATGTTGCAACAAACCCAGGTCACCACGGTTATTCCCTATTTTGAACGCTTTATGGCGCGTTTCCCAACGGTTGTTGATTTAGCCAACGCGCCGCTGGATGAAGTGCTGCATCTGTGGACCGGCCTTGGCTACTACGCGCGGGCGCGCAACTTACATAAAGCCGCGCAGCAGGTCGCCACGCAACACGGCGGCGAGTTCCCGAAAACCTTTGAAGAGGTGGCCGCGCTTCCCGGCGTCGGGCGCTCGACGGCGGGGGCGATTTTATCCCTTTCGCTCGGTCAGCATTATCCGATTCTCGACGGCAACGTGAAGCGGGTACTCGCCCGCTGCTATGCTGTGAGCGGCTGGCCGGGGAAAAAAGAGGTGGAAAAACGGCTGTGGGAAATAAGCGAAGAGGTGACGCCGGCGCAGGGCGTAGAACGCTTCAACCAGGCGATGATGGATCTCGGCGCCATGGTTTGTACCCGCTCGAAGCCGAAGTGCGAACTGTGCCCGCTGAGTAACGGCTGCGTGGCCTACGCTAACCATTCATGGGCGGAATATCCGGGGAAAAAACCGAAGCAGACCATCCCGGAACGCACCGGCTACTTCCTGCTGATGCAGCACGGCGACGAGGTATTTCTTTCCCAACGTCCGCCGGTGGGTTTATGGGGCGGATTGTTCTGTTTTCCGCAATTTGAGGATGAAGCCGGGCTACGCGAGTGGCTGGCGCAACGTCAGATAAAGGCCGATAATCTGACGCAATTAACCGCCTTCCGCCACACTTTCAGCCATTTCCACCTGGATATTGTGCCGATGTGGCTTACAGTGCACTCATCTGGCGCATGCATGGATGAAGGTAACGCACTCTGGTATAACTTAGCGCAGCCGCCATCGGTCGGACTGGCGGCCCCCGTGGAGCGCTTGTTGCAACAGTTGAAAGCCGGAACGCCGGTCTAGTTTTTTCGGCTATAAAAGAGGATTGATTATGAGCAGAACGATTTTTTGTACTTTCCTGCAGCGTGAAGCGGACGGCCAGGATTTCCAGCTCTATCCGGGCGAGCTCGGTAAGCGCATTTACAACGAAATCTCCAAAGAGGCCTGGGCGCAGTGGCAGCATAAGCAGACCATGCTGATCAACGAGAAAAAACTCAGCATGATGAACCCGGAGCACCGCAAGCTGCTGGAACAGGAGATGGTGCAGTTCCTGTTTGAAGGGAAAGACGTTCACATCGAAGGCTACACGCCGCCGGAAAAACAGTAAGGGCCTCACGGCCTTTACCAAACAAACACAACACGCACTCCCGGAATGATGAAAAAATACTTAGCGCTCGCGCTGATTGCGCCATTGCTCGTGTCCTGTTCCAGTTCCAATAAAAAAGGCGCCGAATATAACGAGGCCTGGGTCAAGGACACTAACGGATTCGATATCCTGATGGGCCAGTTTGCCCATAACATCGAGAACATTTGGGGGTATAACGAAGTTCTGCTCGCCGGGCCGAAGGACTACGTAAAATATACCGATCAATATCAAACCCGTAGCCACATCAACTTTGATGCCGGTACGATTACCGTCGAGACCATCGCCGGAACCGATCCGCAAGGACGGTTACGCCAGGCGATTATCAAAACCCTGTTGATGGGCGATGACCCCAACTCTATCGACCTCTATTCCGACGTCGATGATATTCAGATTTCCAAAGAACCGTTCCTCTACGGCCAGGTCGTCGATAACACCGGCGAATCCATTCGCTGGGAGTGGCGCGCCGCGCGCTATGCCGATTATCTGTTGCAAACCCGCCTGAAGAGCCGCAGCAATGGCCTGCGCGTGGTCTATAGCATCACCATCAACCTGGTGCCTAACCACCTCGATAAACGTGCGCATAAATATCTCGGCATGGTGCGCCAGGCCTCGCGTAAATATGGCGTTGATGAGTCGCTGATCCTTGCGATTATGCAAACAGAATCATCGTTTAACCCCTATGCGGTGAGCCACGCGGATGCCATGGGGCTGATGCAGGTCGTACAGCATAGCGCGGGGAAAGACGTCTTCCGCTCGCAGGGCAAATCCGGCCTGCCGAGCCGCAGCTATCTGTTTGACCCGGCGAATAACATCGATACCGGCACCGCTTATCTGGCGATGCTGAACAACGTTTATCTCGCCGGCATCGATAACCCCACCTCGCGTCGCTACGCGGTGATCACCGCCTATAACGGCGGCGCCGGCAGCGTACTGCGCGTCTTCTCCAGCGATAAAGTCCAGGCGGCGAACATCATTAACAGCATGGCGCCAGGCGACGTCTACCAGACGCTCACCACCCGCCATCCGTCGGCAGAATCGCGCCGGTATCTGTATAAAGTGAATACCGCGCAGAAAAGCTACCGCCGTAAGTAGCCCTCTCCCGCAGGCCCGGACATCTCGCCGGGCCTCTCTTTTTTACGACATACTTCGTAATATCTTTCGATTTTCTGCGGCAGTTAACAGAAGCCTTCAACCGGTGAATGATAGAATCGCATCAAAATAACGGTGGTTATGTTATTTAAAAAACATCACCAGCCCACATTCGTGAGGATAAATACATGAATCTTAAGCTGCAGTTAAAAATACTGTCGTTCCTGCAGTTCTGCCTTTGGGGGAGTTGGCTGACCACGCTCGGCTCTTACATGTTCGTCACCCTGAAGTTTGACGGCGCGGCCATCGGCGCGGTGTATAGCTCGCTCGGCATCGCCGCTGTGCTGATGCCGACGCTGCTCGGGATCGTCGCCGATAAATGGATCAGCGCCAAATGGGTGTATGCCATCTGCCACCTGGTCGGCGCGTTAACGCTGTACCTTGCGGCGCAGGTCACCACGCCAGGCGAGATGTTCCTCGTGATCTTGCTTAACTCGCTGGCCTATATGCCGACGCTTGGCTTGATCAACACCATCTCCTACTACCGCCTGCAGTCGGCGGGGCTGGATATCGTGACCGATTTCCCGCCAATTCGTATCTGGGGCACCATCGGCTTTATCCTCGCCATGTGGGGCGTCAGCTTCTCGGGCTTCGAGCTTAGCCATATGCAGCTTTATATCGGCGCGACGCTGTCGGTCTTGCTGGCGCTGTTCACCCTGACGCTGCCGCATATTCCGGTCGCCAACGCCCAGCGCAACCAGAGCTGGACTGAGATGCTCGGCCTGAACGCTTTTGCGCTGTTTAAAAACAAGCGTATGGCAATCTTCTTTATCTTCTCCATGATGCTCGGTGCCGAACTGCAAATCACCAATATGTTTGGCAACACTTTCCTGCACAGCTTCGATAAAGACCCACTGTTCTCCGGCAGCTTTATCGTCGAGCACGCGTCGGTATTGATGTCGATTTCGCAGATCTCCGAAACGCTGTTTATCCTGACCATCCCGTTCTTCCTTAGCCGCTACGGCATTAAGAACGTGATGCTGATTAGTATCGTGGCGTGGATGCTGCGCTTCGGCCTGTTCGCCTTCGGCGACCCGACGCCGTTCGGTACCGTGCTGCTGGTACTGTCGATGATCGTCTACGGCTGCGCCTTCGATTTCTTCAACATCTCCGGTTCAGTATTCGTTGAGAAAGAGGTGCGTCCGGAAATCCGCGCCAGCGCCCAGGGTATGTTCCTGATGATGACCAACGGCTTCGGCTGTATCCTTGGTGGGATGGTGAGCGGCAAAGTTGTCGAGCACTTTACCATTGAGGGGATCACTAACTGGCAAAGCGTGTGGCTGATTTTCGCCGCCTACTCGCTGGTGCTGGCCTTCGCTTTCGTGGCGCTGTTCAAGTATCAACACGTCAGACAGCCTGCCGCCGCGCGCCAGAACGCCTGATTGGCAAAAGCAAAACGCCCCGCCTGTTCGGCGGGGCGTTTTTTTATTTCTTCAACACATACCCATACAACCGCTTAATACCATCGGTATCCGTTTCGCTATAAACCCCCTGCAACTCCGGCGAAAAGCCCGGCAGCATATTGACCCCCTCTTCCAGCGCGAGGAAGTAGCGTAGTACCGCGCCGCCCCAGAGTTCGCCCGGCACCACGCACAGCACGCCCGGCGGATACGGTAGCGCCCCTTCCGCCGCGATGCGGCCTTCGGCCTCGCTCAGGCGCACCAACTCAACGTTACCGCGGATAAATTCGCGGTTGGCGTCCTGTGGGTTCATCACCACCGGCGGGAAACTCTGCTTGCGGAACATCGCCTTTTGCAGGTCTTTAACATCAAAACTGACGTACAGATCGTGCATTTCCTGACACAGCTGGCGAATGGTGTAATCGCGGTAGCGAACCGGGTATTTGTTGTAAATAGTCGGCAGTACCTCGGCGAGCGGCGAATCCGCTTCGAAATGCTGTTCGAACTGGGCCAGCATCGCCACCAGTCGCGCCAGTTTTTCCGCGCTTTCCGCCGGCGTCAGCAGGAACAAAATCGAGTTGAGATCGCACTTCTCCGGCACAATGCCGTTTTCGCGCAGGTAGTGCGCCAGGATGGTCGCCGGGATGCCAAACTCGGTATAGTCGCCGCTATCGGCATCGATGCCCGGCGTGGTCAGCAGCAGCTTACACGGATCGACAAAGTATTGATTGTCAGCATAACCGCTAAAGCCGTGCCAGCTCGCGCCCGGCTCGAAGCTAAAGAAGCGACGTTCGCTGGCGATAGTCGCCGTCGAATGCTCCTGCCACGGTTTCCCGCCGACCAGCGGCGGCACAAATGGCCGCAATAATTTACACTGCGCTAGTATCGCTTTACGCGCTTCGATACCCAGCTCCACGCACTCCGCCCACAGCCGCCGACCGCTCTCTCCTTCATGGATTTTGGCATTCACATCGAGCGAGGCGAACAGTGGATAAAACGGACTGGTGGAAGCATGCAACATAAAGGCGTTATTCAGCCGCTTATGCGGGCAGAAACGCGCCTGGCCGCGCAGATGGTTATCCTTCTTGTGAATTTGCGAGGTCTGCGAAAAACCGGCCTGTTGCTTATGCACCGATTGCGTCACAAAAATGCCCGGATCGTTTTCATTGAGATCCAACAGCAGCGGCGAGCAGTCAGCCATCATCGGGATAAACTGCTCGTAACCGACCCACGCCGAGTCAAACAGGATGTAATCGCAGAGATGGCCGATTTTATCGACCACCTGGCGCGCGTTATACACCGTGCCGTCATAGGTGCCCAGTTGGATCACCGCCAGGCGGAACGGGCGCCGCGCGTCGGCTTTTTCCGGCGCCGCTTCACGGATCAGCTCGCGCAGGTAGGTTTCATCAAAGCAGTGGTCGTCGATGCCGCCGATAAAGCCGAACGGGTTGCGCGCGGCTTCCAGATAGACCGGCGTCGCCCCGGCCTGGATCAGCGCGCCATGGTGGTTTGATTTATGGTTGTTGCGATCGAACAGTACCAGATCGCCGCGGGTCAGCAGCGCATTTGTCACGACCTTGTTCGCCGCGGAAGTGCCGTTAAGCACGAAGTAGGTTTTATCGGCATTGAAGACTTTTGCCGCAAATTTCTGCGCGTGCTTCGCCGAACCTTCATGGATCAGCAGATCGCCGAGCTTGACGTCGGCGTTGCACATGTCAGCGCGAAAAACGTTCTCGCCGAAAAACTCGTAGAACTGGCGGCCCGCGGGATGCTTTTTAAAGAACGCGCCATGCTGATGGCCGGGACAGGCGAAAGTGCTGTTGTCCATCTCAACGTACTGGCTAAGCGTATTGAAAAATGGCGGCAGCAGTTTCTCTTCATAGCCGCAGGCGGCCGCTTCCAGCTCCAGCCACTCCTGCTCTTTGCCGCTAATCACCGCGACGACTCCTTCCGGTTTATCCGTTTGCGTTTCGCTAAATAGATAGACCGGCAGATTGAATCCGCTGCGCTTGAGCAGGGCCAGGATACCGCTGCGGCTATCCGCCGCGGTGATGACGACCGCTGCCGCATCGGTAAAATCAGTGCTGTCCAGCGCCACAACCTGACGATGGGTGGACAGACGGGAGACCAGCTCGCAGCTGGCGGCAATGTGCATAGATTTCATAAGCGCAAATGCCCGTATCGGGAGTGTAAAAATCTCAGGCAAAGGTGGAGCCTTGCCCAACGAGGTGTCCGGGTCTGACGGAATTCAGCTCCGACCGCCGGACATCAGTAAAAGCAGACACGTCCGATCTTACTGTTGTCCTACAGTGAGCATACGTGGCCTTCACCGCATGGTGAACAGGGAGAGTAAGGAACGAGGCATACCGCGCAGCAGTACGCAGCGGCAACGGCGATGTAATGGCGATGTCGTCATCCCGGCGGCCTCAGGGTAAAGAGGTGAAAATCCGCGCAATCATGGCACCTTTCCGAAAGTGGCGCAAGATGAAATCCATATGCATTCTCCCCACGTATCCGCAAGCCTTAGCGGCGAAACAACGTCATAATAATGCGGACATCAGGAATAATTAACAGGAGTTTACTTTGGTTATAGGGCCATTTATTAACGCCAGCGCGGTGCTTGTCGGCGGCGTACTGGGCGCGCTGCTGAGCCAACGATTGCCGGAACGGATCCGCACCTCGATGACCTCGATTTTTGGGCTGGCATCACTAGGGATTGGTATTTTACTGGTCATCAAGTGCGCCAACCTGCCGGTGATGGTGCTGGCGACGCTGGTCGGCGCGCTGCTCGGTGAAGTGTGCAACATGGAGAAAGGCATCAATACTCTGGTGAGCAAACTCCAGCAACTATTGTCGCCAAAGGGCAGGAAAAAGGCCTCGGCCCACGAGTCTTATATTCAGAGCTACGTGGCGATCATCGTGCTGTTTTGCGCCAGCGGTACCGGTGTTTTTGGCGCCATGCGCGAAGGAATGACCGGCGACGCCAGCATCCTTATCGCCAAAGCGTTTCTCGACTTTTTCACCGCTACTATTTTCGCCTGCACGCTGGGGCTGGCGGTGTCGGTAATCTGTGTGCCGATGCTGCTGATTCAGCTGAGTCTGGCGGCCTGCGCCTCGCTTATCATGCCGCTGACCACGCCGATGATGATGGCCGACTTCAGCGCCGTCGGCGGTATGCTGCTGGTGGCGACCGGCCTGCGTATCTGCGGGATTAAGATGTTCGCGGTGGTCAATATGCTCCCCGCCCTGCTGCTGGCAATGCCGATTTCGGTCGCGTGGACGGCCTTTTTTGCCTGACGACGCGTGCTTTTACGGCAAAGTGGTGATAGATTGTGCAGTCTGCTGCGAAATTTATAAATTTCGTTGACGAGGCGCGGTGAATCAGGTTTAATGCGCCCCGTTGCCCGGATAGCTCAGTCGGTAGAGCAGGGGATTGAAAATCCCCGTGTCCTTGGTTCGATTCCGAGTCCGGGCACCACTATTTAAAGAACCCGCCCAAAAGGCGGGTTTTTGCTTTTCTGCAGCCGGACTCTCCATCGAACTGCGTTCGATTATTCGCCGCAACGCGGCTCACCCCTTCGGGGCCAGCGCGACAAGC contains the following coding sequences:
- a CDS encoding nucleoside permease, with the protein product MNLKLQLKILSFLQFCLWGSWLTTLGSYMFVTLKFDGAAIGAVYSSLGIAAVLMPTLLGIVADKWISAKWVYAICHLVGALTLYLAAQVTTPGEMFLVILLNSLAYMPTLGLINTISYYRLQSAGLDIVTDFPPIRIWGTIGFILAMWGVSFSGFELSHMQLYIGATLSVLLALFTLTLPHIPVANAQRNQSWTEMLGLNAFALFKNKRMAIFFIFSMMLGAELQITNMFGNTFLHSFDKDPLFSGSFIVEHASVLMSISQISETLFILTIPFFLSRYGIKNVMLISIVAWMLRFGLFAFGDPTPFGTVLLVLSMIVYGCAFDFFNISGSVFVEKEVRPEIRASAQGMFLMMTNGFGCILGGMVSGKVVEHFTIEGITNWQSVWLIFAAYSLVLAFAFVALFKYQHVRQPAAARQNA
- a CDS encoding DUF2884 domain-containing protein, whose translation is MMRKTLLAVALSVTALSAHADYQCSVTPRDDVILSPQQVQVKGENGDLVIKPDGNLTFNGKAYALSAAQREQAQDYQAGLRSSLPWIDDGARSRVEKGRKALDKIITEQVGASSSMHSRLTKLDAQLKEQMNRIIERRSDGLTFHYKAIDQVRADGQQLVNQAMGGILQDSINEMGAKAVLKGGGNPLQGILGSLGGLQTAIQDEWKNQEADFQQFGKDVCGRVVSLEESRKALVGSLK
- a CDS encoding oxidative damage protection protein, with the translated sequence MSRTIFCTFLQREADGQDFQLYPGELGKRIYNEISKEAWAQWQHKQTMLINEKKLSMMNPEHRKLLEQEMVQFLFEGKDVHIEGYTPPEKQ
- a CDS encoding YggL family protein; this translates as MAKNRSRRLRKKMHIDEFQELGFSVAWRFPEGASEEQIDQTVNDLIEEVIEPNKLAFDGSGYLSWEGLICMQEIGKCTEEHQAIVRKWLEDRKLADVRTSELFDVWWD
- the trmB gene encoding tRNA (guanosine(46)-N7)-methyltransferase TrmB; this encodes MKNDVISPEFDENGRPLRRIRSFVRRQGRLTKGQQHALDNIWPVMGVEFNDAPLDFAALFGREAPVTLEIGFGMGASLVAMAKAKPEQNFLGIEVHSPGVGACLASAEEEGVQNLRVMCHDAVEVLHTMIPDNSLNMVQLFFPDPWHKARHNKRRIVQPPFAELVKSKLKLGGVFHMATDWEAYAEHMLEVMSSLEGYRNRSESNDYVPRPESRPVTKFEQRGHRLGHGVWDLMFERVK
- the mltC gene encoding membrane-bound lytic murein transglycosylase MltC, producing MKKYLALALIAPLLVSCSSSNKKGAEYNEAWVKDTNGFDILMGQFAHNIENIWGYNEVLLAGPKDYVKYTDQYQTRSHINFDAGTITVETIAGTDPQGRLRQAIIKTLLMGDDPNSIDLYSDVDDIQISKEPFLYGQVVDNTGESIRWEWRAARYADYLLQTRLKSRSNGLRVVYSITINLVPNHLDKRAHKYLGMVRQASRKYGVDESLILAIMQTESSFNPYAVSHADAMGLMQVVQHSAGKDVFRSQGKSGLPSRSYLFDPANNIDTGTAYLAMLNNVYLAGIDNPTSRRYAVITAYNGGAGSVLRVFSSDKVQAANIINSMAPGDVYQTLTTRHPSAESRRYLYKVNTAQKSYRRK
- a CDS encoding ATP-binding cassette domain-containing protein, which encodes MPQQQHNSAAGRPILQLRNVSKHFGAVSALTDIELEVHAGEVVALVGDNGAGKSTLVKILAGVHQPTSGTIEFDGNPVTLDSPGKALEYGIATVFQDLALCENLDVVANLFLGHEISPFQLDEVAMEVKAWTLLQELAARIPSVREPVASLSGGQRQTVAIARSLLLNPKIIMLDEPTAALGVAQTAEVLNLIERVRERGLGVIIISHNMEDVRAVADRIVVLRLGRNKGIFTPDASNQDLVAAITGATENAVSRRVERKSQPTTSGAM
- the mutY gene encoding A/G-specific adenine glycosylase, which encodes MTFLAAQFSAQVLDWYDKYGRKTLPWQIAKTPYKVWLSEVMLQQTQVTTVIPYFERFMARFPTVVDLANAPLDEVLHLWTGLGYYARARNLHKAAQQVATQHGGEFPKTFEEVAALPGVGRSTAGAILSLSLGQHYPILDGNVKRVLARCYAVSGWPGKKEVEKRLWEISEEVTPAQGVERFNQAMMDLGAMVCTRSKPKCELCPLSNGCVAYANHSWAEYPGKKPKQTIPERTGYFLLMQHGDEVFLSQRPPVGLWGGLFCFPQFEDEAGLREWLAQRQIKADNLTQLTAFRHTFSHFHLDIVPMWLTVHSSGACMDEGNALWYNLAQPPSVGLAAPVERLLQQLKAGTPV
- a CDS encoding ornithine decarboxylase, producing MKSMHIAASCELVSRLSTHRQVVALDSTDFTDAAAVVITAADSRSGILALLKRSGFNLPVYLFSETQTDKPEGVVAVISGKEQEWLELEAAACGYEEKLLPPFFNTLSQYVEMDNSTFACPGHQHGAFFKKHPAGRQFYEFFGENVFRADMCNADVKLGDLLIHEGSAKHAQKFAAKVFNADKTYFVLNGTSAANKVVTNALLTRGDLVLFDRNNHKSNHHGALIQAGATPVYLEAARNPFGFIGGIDDHCFDETYLRELIREAAPEKADARRPFRLAVIQLGTYDGTVYNARQVVDKIGHLCDYILFDSAWVGYEQFIPMMADCSPLLLDLNENDPGIFVTQSVHKQQAGFSQTSQIHKKDNHLRGQARFCPHKRLNNAFMLHASTSPFYPLFASLDVNAKIHEGESGRRLWAECVELGIEARKAILAQCKLLRPFVPPLVGGKPWQEHSTATIASERRFFSFEPGASWHGFSGYADNQYFVDPCKLLLTTPGIDADSGDYTEFGIPATILAHYLRENGIVPEKCDLNSILFLLTPAESAEKLARLVAMLAQFEQHFEADSPLAEVLPTIYNKYPVRYRDYTIRQLCQEMHDLYVSFDVKDLQKAMFRKQSFPPVVMNPQDANREFIRGNVELVRLSEAEGRIAAEGALPYPPGVLCVVPGELWGGAVLRYFLALEEGVNMLPGFSPELQGVYSETDTDGIKRLYGYVLKK
- a CDS encoding sugar ABC transporter permease yields the protein MNSKTASHTALDRSDERVRHDEGLFGALRAQITRIKTGDLGTAPVIAGLIVISLVFTFLNPVYIAPNNLVNLLFDCATVGFISLGIVCVLMLGEIDLSVGSMSGLASAIVGVLWVNAGWPLAGAIAVALACGVAVGLVYALLYTRVGMPSFVATLAGLLALLGMQLYILGPSGSINLPYTSPLVRFGQLLVMPGWFSHLMALLPGLAIIVFGLKKRSRRLAANLSAEGVSSLLARAIALTIIFEAAVLYLNQGRGIPWIFGLFVACVMILNYALKRTKWGRSMFAVGGNREAARRSGINVRAIYVSAFVLCTTLATFGGILAASRLASASQQAGTGDVNLNAIAAAVIGGTSLFGGRGSAWSALLGIIVIQSISNGLTLLNLPSSLRYIITGAVLAIAVIIDSLARRSRVSHGRA
- a CDS encoding DUF554 domain-containing protein, which translates into the protein MVIGPFINASAVLVGGVLGALLSQRLPERIRTSMTSIFGLASLGIGILLVIKCANLPVMVLATLVGALLGEVCNMEKGINTLVSKLQQLLSPKGRKKASAHESYIQSYVAIIVLFCASGTGVFGAMREGMTGDASILIAKAFLDFFTATIFACTLGLAVSVICVPMLLIQLSLAACASLIMPLTTPMMMADFSAVGGMLLVATGLRICGIKMFAVVNMLPALLLAMPISVAWTAFFA